The following coding sequences are from one Asterias amurensis chromosome 8, ASM3211899v1 window:
- the LOC139941154 gene encoding uncharacterized protein, protein MLSSSTPDLRECLGTAFPVSSVGRSSPFHRGSDKRLHGGDDDEPMKEIVPRPGSAPAIKFSDCDSAYEEIGDLNSSSDNLEDIFSVLSVEDDPKVPENDNKYQTPLEIRPAISSPQRPLALKETPVSMIKCNIPSIAEVSGEDSDSMYHNKHMPKPSPTIKTDVAQRNTLNTGVAQTVVYNPALIKRLRTPSVSITASDDTSTSDDGSDAEIARFALPEVNISNIVQARRRRHSLAATTPDQMTRMLLSHRRGSASGLTIQNGDPTRTADLKLAISNINTRKSLIKQMSADGDAGRSTHKTLQAQTAQSYRGPTRRGGPATRSTSPFRVVTPRAESPNFHRDFRTVSQEETAPEHRGASPTGSSRRYSPGDNLSPTPMSPRPRSPCRHRSPCRHRSPCRNRPLSPRDEIEQILSNRSRSPSPRNLSTSSSVSLMTHSHQERSRSPGPSRSTPMADDDHIGFAANNNARSQLRSQSPRPGRHSYNIQCDNSHATEPANNSQKTRTGYKNLEVHEGKRHQGRSRSPSSHSLKPERSSERRSSSPQPQHNRSHRPSQERRLSTRRSSKPDITSSSDELASTRRPSYSRSTSKVTDESDDSTAHPDRIMTDRRKRRGSRGKILPILPTTINNNLLGVRMQSRRSSISISHPTEEKGPLSPGDRAEIRSKLAKKGGRRSSWAGAGDPFLIPSVSVLSLLRESGSCAEDEEQDKNKDPHILTLHFITDPGQSHPLQMTLRPLIESVVPKLKLFNFVERSESATKDPAGSSQADHRDTVPTLGVVLLLQEAFGMERILEAQKYLRSEPWELHHRGKVGSNNVPYPTNNQDFYAHQTREDSALWAVRQVHFGKDRLRFQLFVSDNMWTDTISFYSLLLSRPTHIQKEDFCYFLVFCSQDLNIEVQLALKKLPPGFQPQFLDSTILQFKVGDMCQLVPLLPRVCIPISGKRWQTADPDGNKVLLFVEPGPTTSPRSSDSPPLIVPKSTPAGPSCKERVVAPSCDSNDHQNQERSGHFEDYFHESNLVSAV, encoded by the exons ATGCTATCAAGTAGCACTCCAGATCTCCGTGAATGCTTGGGGACCGCCTTTCCTGTGTCATCCGTGGGTCGTTCAAGCCCTTTTCACCGGGGGTCAGACAAGCGATTACACGGTGGCGACGATGATGAGCCCATGAAGGAGATAGTGCCGAGGCCCGGGAGTGCACCGGCGATAAAGTTCAGCGACTGTGATTCGGCCTATGAGGAAATCGGCGATTTAAACAGCAGCAGTGACAATTTGGAGGATATTTTCAGCGTTCTCTCAGTCGAGGATGATCCTAAAGTGCCAGAGAACGACAACAAATACCAGACACCATTGGAGATCAGACCGGCAATATCGTCTCCCCAACGACCGTTGGCTTTGAAGGAGACTCCGGTGTCGATGATCAAGTGTAACATACCGTCTATCGCCGAGGTCAGCGGGGAGGATTCAGACAGTATGTACCACAACAAACACATGCCCAAACCAAGTCCCACTATCAAAACGGATGTCGCTCAGAGAAACACTTTAAACACTGGAGTTGCACAGACTGTTGTTTATAATCCCGCCTTAATTAAGAGACTCCGTACGCCGTCGGTGAGCATTACGGCCAGCGACGACACCTCAACCTCAGACGACGGCTCGGATGCCGAGATAGCTCGCTTTGCTCTCCCGGAAGTGAACATCAGTAACATCGTCCAAGCAAGAAGGCGTAGACACTCGCTGGCCGCTACCACACCGGACCAAATGACCAGGATGCTCCTATCACATCGCCGTGGCTCGGCGTCGGGCCTAACCATCCAAAATGGTGATCCAACCCGGACAGCGGATTTGAAACTAGCGATATCAAACATCAACACAAGGAAATCCTTGATTAAACAGATGTCTGCCGATGGTGATGCAGGTCGGTCTACACACAAGACATTGCAGGCACAGACGGCTCAAAGTTACCGGGGTCCGACCAGGAGAGGCGGACCCGCTACCCGGTCCACGTCCCCGTTCAGGGTTGTCACACCTCGGGCCGAATCGCCTAATTTTCACCGAGACTTTCGCACGGTATCTCAGGAGGAAACTGCCCCAGAGCATCGAGGTGCTTCACCTACGGGTAGTAGCCGTAGATATAGCCCAGGGGACAATCTGTCACCAACACCGATGTCACCGAGACCAAGGTCCCCGTGTCGACACAGGTCCCCGTGTCGACACAGGTCTCCGTGTCGAAACAGGCCACTGTCACCGAGAGATGAGATCGAGCAGATCTTATCAAATCGGTCTCGTTCCCCATCCCCAAGAAACCTATCTACATCCTCTTCAGTTTCTCTGATGACCCACTCTCACCAAGAACGATCGAGATCACCCGGCCCTTCTAGGTCGACACCAATGGCGGATGATGATCACATTGGGTTTGCTGCTAATAACAATGCCCGCTCCCAATTACGCTCACAGTCTCCAAGACCTGGACGGCATTCATACAACATTCAATGTGACAATTCCCATGCAACAGAACCTGCAAATAATTCTCAAAAGACTAGAACCGGATATAAAAATCTAGAAGTACATGAAGGCAAGCGTCATCAAGGAAGATCACGCTCCCCATCTTCACATTCCTTGAAGCCAGAGAGGTCAAGTGAACGCCGGTCTTCATCCCCACAACCTCAGCACAACCGCTCCCACAGACCAAGCCAAGAACGAAGACTATCCACCCGTAGATCGTCAAAGCCGGACATAACAAGCTCTAGTGATGAGCTCGCCTCTACTCGTCGGCCATCTTATAGCAGGTCAACATCCAAAGTGACGGATGAGTCCGATGATAGCACTGCCCACCCAGACAGAATCATGACCGACCGACGCAAGAGGCGAGGCTCCCGCGGTAAAATACTCCCTATCCTACCCACCACCATTAACAACAACCTGCTGGGTGTCAGGATGCAGTCTCGTCGATCGTCCATCTCCATCTCGCACCCTACCGAGGAGAAAGGCCCCCTGTCTCCCGGAGACAGAGCTGAGATTCGCTCCAAGCTTGCGAAGAAGGGTGGCCGGAGATCATCTTGGGCCGGAGCTGGTGATCCGTTCCTCATACCGTCCGTGTCGGTGCTGTCTCTACTACGAGAAAGCGGCAGTTGCG CTGAAGACGAAGAGCAAGACAAGAACAAGGATCCGCACATCCTGACCCTTCATTTCATCACCGATCCTGGCCAGTCACACCCTTTGCAGATGACCCTTCGACCACTCATCGAGTCTGTGGTACCCAAACTGAAGCTCTTCAACTTCGTTGAGCGCAGTGAGTCTGCCACGAAGGACCCCGCAGGCAGCAGTCAGGCCGACCACAGAGACACGGTACCCACTCTAGGCGTAGTGCTGCTACTACAGGAAGCCTTCGGTATGGAGAGGATCTTAGAAGCCCAGAAGTACCTCCGGTCCGAGCCGTGGGAGCTACACCACCGCGGGAAGGTCGGCAGCAACAACGTCCCGTACCCGACGAACAACCAGGACTTTTACGCCCACCAGACCCGCGAGGACTCGGCCCTCTGGGCTGTCCGCCAGGTCCACTTCGGCAAGGACAGACTGCGCTTCCAGCTCTTCGTCTCAGACAACATGTGGACGGACACGATCAGCTTCTACTCCCTGTTGCTGTCCCGACCCACCCACATTCAGAAAGAGGACTTCTGCTATTTTCTTGTGTTCTGCAGCCAGGATTTGAATATCGAGGTGCAGCTCGCCCTGAAGAAGCTACCTCCAGGATTCCAACCGCAGTTCTTGGACTCTACCATCTTGCAATTCAAGGTGGGGGACATGTGTCAGTTGGTACCCCTCCTACCTAGAGTCTGCATACCCATCAGTGGTAAGCGGTGGCAGACTGCTGACCCAGACGGTAATAAAGTGTTGCTGTTCGTTGAACCCGGTCCCACAACCTCACCGAGGTCTTCCGATTCGCCCCCACTAATAGTACCGAAGTCTACTCCAGCAGGCCCCTCTTGCAAAGAAAGAGTGgtggcgccctcttgtgatagtAATGACCATCAAAACCAAGAGCGCAgtggacattttgaagattATTTTCATGAATCAAATTTAGTATCTGCCGTCTGA
- the LOC139940740 gene encoding uncharacterized protein produces the protein MDGRMSMFVLLVCVWCSLDAGGLLMVVTAQPSVYAVILTPKADRKEGGRVDMRCTATNLESDHIVEWSNTHPFYTLRWNSTTLTTNIRFMFNTTYPQSGMVVQDFTITNLQIDDYGKYVCNVNHPIPSGGSTIIATSSVILSAPSYPVCSPSGPITVDTGTELPLRCLSKADNPANITAHPLTDPSYYPWTSSSVDGSNTLSLRLTATVADGGVAFNCSVLQGSGADGRHSCIIGPISVTKSEDATNEITSIGPETTLTPPSTNQPPPSNPWIVAFVVTLIVSIIVIILGLFQIFKMRRLINSLRKTEASQVPKADPYMELQPTEDKNKVYMEPTTATTTTQDTYYQPVEVETDSPEYDYARPDGSTNTDYEAVSKPQSSAKRP, from the coding sequence ATGGATGGAAGGATGTCTATGTTTGTGTTgctggtgtgtgtttggtgttcacttgatgcaggcgGACTCCTGATGGTTGTCACTGCTCAACCATCAGTATATGCGGTGATCTTAACACCAAAGGCCGATCGTAAGGAGGGTGGGCGGGTTGATATGAGGTGTACCGCTACAAACCTTGAGTCGGATCACATCGTGGAGTGGAGTAATACTCACCCCTTTTACACCTTGAGGTGGAATAGTACTACACTAACGACCAACATACGGTTTATGTTCAATACAACATATCCACAAAGTGGAATGGTTGTTCAAGACTTCACGATTACTAATCTGCAGATTGACGATTATGGTAAATATGTTTGTAACGTCAACCACCCTATCCCAAGTGGAGGAAGCACCATCATAGCTACATCCAGCGTAATCCTGTCAGCTCCATCGTATCCTGTATGTTCCCCTTCTGGACCCATCACAGTAGACACCGGTACAGAGCTACCACTGAGATGTCTATCTAAGGCTGATAACCCTGCAAATATAACAGCCCATCCACTGACTGATCCCAGTTACTATCCCTGGACATCATCAAGTGTCGATGGTTCAAATACGTTATCATTGCGTCTTACTGCAACTGTTGCTGATGGTGGGGTTGCATTTAACTGCTCTGTGCTACAAGGGAGTGGTGCAGATGGAAGACATTCGTGTATCATTGGACCAATCAGTGTGACAAAATCGGAAGATGCGACTAATGAAATAACATCAATCGGTCCAGAGACAACCCTAACCCCACCCAGCACCAACCAGCCCCCTCCTTCTAACCCATGGATTGTAGCTTTTGTAGTTACCCTCATTGTATCCATCATCGTCATCATTCTTGGTTTGTTTCAAATCTTCAAAATGAGACGTCTCATAAATAGTCTAAGAAAGACTGAGGCATCTCAAGTCCCCAAGGCTGATCCCTACATGGAGCTGCAACCAACGGAGGACAAGAACAAAGTCTATATGGAACCTACTACGGCTACAACTACCACACAAGATACCTACTACCAACCAGTTGAAGTCGAGACAGACAGCCCTGAGTATGACTACGCTCGGCCAGATGGCAGCACTAACACCGACTACGAAGCCGTGAGCAAGCCACAGAGTTCCGCTAAGAGACCATGA